The Streptomyces achromogenes genome window below encodes:
- a CDS encoding UvrD-helicase domain-containing protein yields MPRLAFAQSFWDGYDALEKPVRAGVRKAMAKFQAMSTAELNADKGLHLESVHNARDPRMRTIRITDFWRGVVLAPDDGSDMFLLVNVLPHDDAYTWAAKRLYSANSATRALEVRNAVALDELTPLYETAARTAPRLLFADVSDGTLRDLGIDDQVLRAARSLVDKAQLEAFATLLPEDQLEVLQYLAEGFSPEEVYRDVVAVRRPADAPAEPVEDLATVITNTSARIRLVTGPRELEEMLAKPFAAWRVFLHPSQRRVAYRTSYGGPVQVTGGPGTGKTVAALHRVKHLLGRSEDGRILLTTYTNALAAGLREMLGLLLDEDEKLLARVDVTTVDACANGVVRTHSATAPKPIGDREQRQLWEKVVKQLDLPFTARFLAQEYRHVVLGQNLRDVDAYLAASRRGRGTGLGAARRREVWRGVERFEQFLRERGETTHLGICARAAELLADGPAPYAHVVVDEAQDLHPAQWCVLRAAVSPGADDLFITGDPHQRIYDSRVSLGSLGITTSGRSFRLRVNYRSTEEILAWSARLLAPVTVDALEGEGTDSLAGYRSLLHGGRPRVRGYATRQEETEALVERVRALIAEGFAAHEIGVCARFNLALDAAEEKLKAAGIPVLRVKGQVTQGAEGVRLATMHAMKGLEFRAVSVLGVAEGTVPFAREITPREADPLQHDADLLRERCLLFVACTRARETLKVTWSGTVSPFLPPVD; encoded by the coding sequence ATGCCTCGGCTCGCCTTCGCCCAGAGTTTCTGGGACGGCTACGACGCCCTGGAGAAGCCGGTCCGGGCCGGAGTACGCAAGGCCATGGCGAAGTTCCAGGCCATGAGCACGGCCGAACTCAACGCGGACAAGGGGCTGCACCTGGAGTCCGTCCACAACGCCCGTGACCCGCGGATGCGGACCATCCGCATCACCGACTTCTGGCGCGGTGTCGTCCTCGCCCCCGACGACGGCAGCGACATGTTCCTCCTGGTCAATGTCCTGCCGCACGACGACGCCTACACCTGGGCCGCGAAGCGCCTGTACAGCGCGAACTCCGCGACGCGGGCCCTGGAAGTGCGCAACGCCGTCGCCCTGGACGAGCTGACACCGCTGTACGAGACAGCCGCGCGCACGGCTCCCCGGCTGCTGTTCGCGGACGTCTCCGACGGCACGCTGCGCGATCTCGGCATCGACGACCAGGTCCTGCGCGCCGCACGATCGCTGGTGGACAAGGCCCAGCTGGAGGCTTTCGCCACGCTGTTGCCGGAGGATCAGCTGGAGGTGCTCCAGTACCTCGCTGAGGGCTTCAGCCCGGAAGAGGTCTACCGGGACGTCGTGGCCGTACGCCGCCCCGCCGACGCGCCCGCCGAACCGGTCGAGGACCTGGCCACGGTGATCACCAACACCTCCGCTCGCATCCGGCTGGTCACCGGACCGCGGGAGTTGGAGGAGATGCTGGCGAAGCCGTTCGCGGCCTGGCGCGTCTTCCTGCACCCCTCCCAGCGGCGCGTCGCCTACCGCACGTCGTACGGCGGCCCCGTCCAGGTCACCGGGGGCCCCGGCACGGGCAAGACGGTGGCCGCGCTGCACCGGGTCAAGCATCTGCTCGGCCGCTCCGAGGACGGCCGCATCCTGCTCACCACGTACACGAACGCGCTCGCCGCCGGACTGCGCGAGATGCTCGGCCTGCTCCTCGACGAGGACGAGAAGCTGCTGGCACGGGTAGATGTGACGACGGTCGACGCCTGTGCCAACGGCGTCGTGCGTACCCACTCGGCGACCGCGCCCAAGCCGATCGGGGACCGGGAGCAGCGGCAGTTGTGGGAGAAGGTGGTCAAGCAGCTGGATCTGCCGTTCACCGCCCGGTTCCTGGCCCAGGAGTACCGGCATGTCGTCCTCGGCCAGAACCTCCGGGATGTCGACGCCTACCTCGCCGCGAGCCGCCGCGGCCGCGGCACCGGTCTCGGGGCCGCGCGCCGCCGGGAGGTGTGGAGGGGCGTGGAGCGGTTCGAGCAGTTCCTGCGCGAGCGCGGCGAGACCACGCACCTGGGCATCTGCGCCCGTGCCGCGGAACTCCTCGCCGACGGGCCGGCTCCGTACGCCCATGTCGTCGTGGACGAGGCACAGGACCTGCACCCCGCGCAGTGGTGCGTGCTGCGTGCCGCCGTCTCCCCCGGCGCCGACGACCTGTTCATCACCGGTGACCCGCATCAGCGGATCTACGACTCCCGGGTGTCGCTGGGCTCGCTGGGCATCACCACGTCCGGTCGCAGTTTCCGGTTGCGCGTCAACTACCGCTCCACGGAAGAGATCCTGGCCTGGTCGGCCCGCCTCCTCGCGCCCGTCACCGTCGACGCGCTCGAGGGTGAGGGGACGGACTCGCTGGCCGGGTACCGCTCGCTGCTCCACGGCGGCCGCCCCCGGGTGCGGGGGTACGCCACCCGGCAGGAGGAGACGGAGGCGCTGGTGGAGCGGGTGCGTGCCCTGATCGCCGAGGGTTTCGCGGCGCACGAGATCGGTGTGTGCGCGCGCTTCAACCTCGCCCTGGACGCGGCCGAGGAGAAGCTGAAGGCTGCGGGGATTCCGGTGCTACGGGTCAAAGGGCAGGTCACGCAAGGGGCCGAGGGCGTGCGGCTGGCGACGATGCACGCGATGAAGGGGCTGGAGTTCCGGGCGGTGTCGGTGCTCGGTGTCGCCGAGGGCACCGTCCCGTTCGCCCGTGAGATCACCCCGCGTGAGGCGGACCCGCTCCAGCATGACGCCGACCTGCTCCGAGAGCGCTGTCTGCTCTTCGTCGCCTGCACACGCGCTCGCGAAACCCTGAAGGTGACGTGGAGCGGGACCGTGAGCCCCTTTCTCCCGCCCGTCGACTGA
- a CDS encoding N-6 DNA methylase, whose product MTDNAAPSVGPLVTGAEIARLAGVTRAAVSNWRRRYDDFPAPAGGAANSPLYALTEVQEWLDRQRKGQEVSPEVELWQAMRAAYGEQMVSGLAQVAAALTGQTGPGLPDDVATRVRALARTGSSVDLMNGLTDRFMDSARRAGSDQVTPERVVRAVRHFAPELLADATVFDPACGIGVLLLSVASDAGTRCYGQEVDDDSALFAQLRADLLGRSGVRVVAGDSLRADVWPDLKADLVVCDPPAGVTEWGREELLLDSRWDLGTPSKAEGELAWLQHAYSHTAPGGHVLMVMPASVAYRKAGRRIRSELVRRGIVRRVIALPPGTATSHALPVHLWCLQRPESTEGADTHHTVSMVDLTENPPDGDLEPRPDQIAEVPLIELLDDTVDLTPGSHLRSRHRDYPAEYVALRKELEDQIRRLAALLPELATGGGPGSLDGATTSVADLARAGLVAYEGPEPVSASEQLDTDYLQGFLRSLANARRSTSTSGTYRFDGRGSRIPRMGIDEQRRYGAAFRALSAFEEGMRKVDELSRQLAEVARDGLATGALAPEE is encoded by the coding sequence ATGACGGACAACGCCGCTCCATCGGTCGGCCCTCTGGTCACCGGCGCCGAGATCGCCCGGCTGGCCGGAGTCACCCGGGCCGCTGTCTCCAACTGGCGTCGGCGCTACGACGACTTCCCCGCGCCGGCCGGAGGGGCCGCGAACAGTCCGCTGTACGCGCTCACCGAGGTCCAGGAATGGCTGGACCGGCAGCGCAAGGGCCAGGAGGTGTCGCCCGAGGTCGAGTTGTGGCAGGCCATGCGGGCCGCGTACGGGGAACAGATGGTCTCGGGTCTGGCGCAGGTCGCCGCGGCCCTGACCGGGCAGACCGGACCGGGGCTGCCGGACGACGTCGCCACCCGCGTACGGGCGCTCGCCCGAACCGGATCGTCCGTCGACCTCATGAACGGACTTACTGACCGGTTTATGGACTCCGCTCGGCGGGCCGGGTCAGACCAGGTGACCCCTGAGCGCGTGGTGCGTGCCGTCCGCCACTTCGCCCCCGAACTGCTTGCCGACGCGACGGTCTTCGACCCTGCCTGCGGAATCGGGGTACTCCTCCTGTCTGTCGCCTCCGACGCCGGGACGCGTTGCTACGGCCAAGAGGTGGATGACGACAGCGCTCTCTTCGCACAGCTCCGCGCTGACCTCCTGGGCCGCTCCGGCGTGCGCGTCGTGGCAGGCGATTCACTGCGTGCGGACGTATGGCCGGACCTCAAGGCGGATCTGGTCGTCTGTGACCCTCCGGCCGGTGTGACCGAGTGGGGGCGGGAGGAGTTGCTGCTCGACTCCCGCTGGGACCTCGGTACCCCGTCCAAAGCAGAGGGCGAGCTCGCCTGGCTCCAGCACGCCTACTCCCACACCGCGCCCGGCGGCCACGTCCTTATGGTGATGCCGGCCTCGGTCGCCTACCGCAAGGCCGGCCGCCGCATCCGGTCGGAACTCGTCCGCCGGGGCATCGTGCGCCGGGTGATCGCCCTGCCGCCGGGGACGGCGACCTCGCACGCCCTGCCTGTGCACCTGTGGTGTCTCCAGCGGCCCGAGAGCACGGAAGGGGCGGACACGCACCACACCGTCAGCATGGTCGACCTGACGGAGAACCCGCCCGACGGGGATCTGGAGCCACGCCCCGACCAGATTGCCGAAGTGCCGCTGATCGAACTCCTCGACGACACCGTCGACCTGACGCCCGGGAGCCATCTCCGTTCCCGGCACCGCGACTACCCCGCTGAATACGTCGCCCTGCGCAAGGAGTTGGAGGACCAGATCCGTCGACTCGCCGCCCTTCTGCCCGAACTCGCGACGGGCGGCGGGCCGGGCTCGCTGGACGGCGCCACCACCAGCGTCGCGGATCTGGCCCGCGCCGGGCTCGTGGCGTACGAGGGTCCGGAGCCCGTCTCGGCCAGCGAGCAGCTCGACACGGACTATCTGCAGGGGTTCCTGCGCAGCTTGGCCAACGCCCGCAGGTCCACGAGCACGAGCGGGACCTACCGCTTCGACGGCAGGGGCTCACGTATCCCCCGTATGGGCATCGACGAGCAGCGTCGGTACGGCGCTGCCTTCCGTGCCCTGTCCGCGTTCGAGGAGGGCATGCGCAAGGTCGACGAGCTGAGCCGACAGCTCGCCGAGGTGGCCCGTGACGGTCTGGCCACGGGCGCCCTGGCACCGGAGGAATGA
- a CDS encoding McrC family protein, translating into MTLPLPLPEVSLREYGPAVSVALDTEAGRALAASGILQSATPDPGCGGHWLLRAGSRVGAVRTAGGQVVRIMPKTPVSRLFFLLGFSLDPARAWRDSGEGTVDTGAYDDVVPALAHAVERQIDGALRQGVLQGYREVEETALVVRGRLREAEQIRRHFGRTPPVEIAYDAYTADTAENRILRAATERLLRLPGVPGPVRRRLAHQRVRLADALPLIRGQALPRWLPSRLNSRYQPALRLAEAVLRGTSPEHRSPGADPLAVDGFLLDMNKLFEDFVTVGLREALKEHGLTARLQDPHHLDLAGRVGMRPDLVVRTGDGRTPVAVVDAKYKVEKADGLLNADLYQALAYATVLGLREAHLVYAAGRQPLRHHEVRGAAVRLYQHSLDLSREPEQLLTAFREIAAHLASGRREVT; encoded by the coding sequence GTGACCCTGCCCCTGCCCCTGCCCGAGGTGTCGCTGCGCGAGTACGGACCCGCCGTCTCCGTCGCACTGGACACCGAGGCCGGGCGCGCTCTGGCCGCCTCCGGGATCCTGCAGAGCGCGACCCCCGACCCCGGCTGTGGCGGGCACTGGCTGCTGCGGGCGGGCAGCCGCGTCGGCGCGGTGCGCACGGCCGGCGGTCAGGTCGTACGGATCATGCCCAAGACCCCGGTGAGCCGGTTGTTCTTCCTCCTCGGGTTCAGCCTCGACCCGGCCCGCGCCTGGCGCGACAGCGGCGAGGGCACCGTGGACACCGGCGCCTACGACGATGTCGTGCCCGCCCTCGCGCATGCCGTGGAGCGGCAGATCGACGGGGCCCTCCGGCAGGGTGTCCTCCAGGGCTACCGGGAGGTCGAGGAGACCGCGCTGGTCGTGCGCGGAAGGCTGCGTGAGGCCGAGCAGATCCGGCGCCACTTCGGCCGTACGCCGCCCGTGGAGATCGCCTACGACGCGTACACCGCCGACACCGCCGAGAACCGCATCCTGCGCGCCGCCACCGAGCGGTTGCTGCGGCTGCCGGGCGTTCCCGGTCCTGTCCGGCGGCGTTTGGCTCATCAGCGGGTACGACTGGCCGACGCGCTGCCGTTGATACGGGGGCAGGCGCTGCCGCGATGGTTGCCGTCGCGACTCAACTCCCGTTACCAGCCCGCGCTTCGGCTCGCGGAGGCCGTCCTGCGCGGTACCTCGCCGGAGCACCGGTCGCCCGGGGCCGACCCGCTCGCCGTGGACGGTTTCCTGCTCGACATGAACAAGTTGTTCGAGGACTTCGTGACCGTCGGCCTGCGCGAGGCGCTCAAGGAGCACGGTCTGACCGCGCGTCTCCAGGATCCCCATCACCTCGACCTCGCGGGTCGGGTGGGCATGCGCCCCGACCTGGTCGTCCGCACCGGTGACGGCCGTACCCCGGTCGCCGTCGTCGACGCCAAGTACAAGGTCGAGAAGGCCGACGGGCTCCTCAACGCGGACCTGTACCAGGCCCTCGCGTACGCCACGGTGCTCGGTCTGCGCGAGGCGCACCTGGTGTACGCGGCCGGACGTCAGCCCTTGCGCCACCACGAGGTGCGCGGAGCGGCCGTGCGGCTTTATCAGCACAGCCTCGATCTCTCCCGCGAACCGGAACAACTCCTCACCGCTTTCCGGGAGATCGCCGCACACCTGGCGTCCGGAAGAAGGGAAGTGACCTGA
- a CDS encoding sigma-70 family RNA polymerase sigma factor produces MGGEPTAEARRRTIEAELPSVIERLKGCASRAGVVSQRAFVLEADRLGLRTDEQRRRLCGELAAAGVHVKPANGPAPVVDIEVPTAPPAAKVSAPPTLSAEPGLVATEAARRLAQARRMLARYTDAKGTVSRLARDGVVRLHGLSPDEARELTADFPITRPGTLRVHVEPAERRDVRSGAPALAPTFRAAPVRPPIGRTNALVASSAEEVGLADAVRAARAVLEEDRWRQDAATVVLKADEEVGLALLLRGGTGPLARAVPESEISALPRDSERRRAYECLVLHNQHLVRRIAQGHRGRGLDIEDLVQHGSIGLLSAVRGFDAGRGNKFSTYATSCIQHAIVRAIADEGPLVRLPSDLREKVRKVAQAERKLSAEGRATTVDNVAYASGLTFAEVEEARRIKQPAGRAGRRRPRAR; encoded by the coding sequence ATGGGTGGGGAGCCGACGGCTGAGGCCAGACGGCGCACGATCGAGGCGGAGTTGCCGTCGGTCATCGAAAGACTGAAGGGCTGCGCGTCTCGTGCGGGCGTGGTCAGCCAACGGGCCTTCGTGCTGGAGGCGGACCGGCTCGGGTTGAGGACCGATGAACAGCGGCGAAGACTCTGTGGTGAGCTGGCCGCCGCAGGCGTTCACGTGAAGCCCGCGAATGGGCCCGCGCCTGTCGTCGATATTGAGGTGCCGACTGCGCCTCCGGCGGCAAAGGTGTCTGCCCCACCGACCCTCTCCGCTGAACCAGGGCTCGTCGCAACCGAGGCAGCCAGACGCCTGGCCCAGGCCCGGCGCATGCTGGCCCGCTACACCGACGCCAAAGGCACCGTCAGCAGGCTCGCCCGCGATGGAGTGGTACGACTCCACGGACTGAGCCCAGACGAAGCGCGCGAGCTGACCGCCGACTTCCCGATCACTCGACCTGGAACACTCCGCGTGCACGTCGAACCTGCGGAGCGTCGTGATGTCCGCTCCGGCGCGCCCGCACTGGCGCCGACGTTCCGGGCCGCACCGGTGAGGCCGCCGATCGGCCGGACGAATGCCCTGGTTGCTTCTTCTGCCGAGGAAGTCGGACTCGCCGACGCCGTTCGCGCCGCCCGAGCTGTACTGGAGGAAGACCGGTGGCGCCAGGACGCGGCCACAGTGGTGCTGAAGGCGGACGAGGAAGTCGGCCTCGCCCTTCTGCTCCGTGGCGGTACCGGCCCCCTCGCGCGTGCTGTTCCGGAGAGCGAGATCTCGGCGCTGCCTCGCGACAGCGAGCGACGGCGCGCTTACGAGTGCCTTGTTCTGCATAATCAGCACCTCGTGCGGAGGATCGCACAGGGCCACCGGGGACGCGGACTGGACATTGAGGACCTCGTCCAGCACGGAAGCATCGGACTGCTGAGTGCGGTCCGCGGATTCGACGCCGGCAGAGGCAACAAGTTCTCGACCTACGCGACTTCGTGTATACAACACGCCATCGTCCGGGCCATCGCCGACGAAGGCCCCCTGGTCCGGCTTCCCTCGGACCTCCGCGAAAAGGTCAGGAAGGTCGCCCAGGCCGAGCGCAAGCTCTCGGCTGAAGGTCGCGCCACGACGGTCGACAACGTGGCCTACGCCAGCGGTCTCACCTTCGCTGAAGTGGAGGAAGCGCGCAGGATCAAACAGCCCGCCGGACGGGCTGGCCGGCGACGGCCTCGCGCTCGATGA
- a CDS encoding AAA family ATPase, whose translation MSQPELLPGTPEFYIKLPKGGEARGHLLAEFGGNGTHKFLLREGSLVAAEAWPGLGDHARRNRADLRASGGLVDVTADPGLPKDQQRWRAARDIECNSSSAAAALVYGYDASGPESWRTAEGHPLADYLSTGWRAPRKAWLVRGSNVSGHNLVRQLWLAEGVVSLAGAHLPPMEETDPTKSALRRFVEDGYEGAASYNQKRGLVDELHAFLTQMRLGDVVATISDGLLHIGHITGEAVQTASPDGLSNLRRTAAWRSGSHPYEELPEELQQKLSVQHDVVDLTAVLDALDELMGLADHTAPVASGELTLPDITDALAAELLVHDRAWLEEMRELLIDERQLVLYGPPGTGKTYLAMKLAEYLGGGPEQVKIVQFHPSYAYEDFFEGFRPVEDPETREVAFRLTAGPLRELADLASREGNRHIPHFLIIDEINRANLAKVFGELYFLLEYRTKSVRLTYSGDDFALPPNLFVIGTMNTADRSIALVDAAMRRRFAFVELSPRTEPTAGLLARWLKREGKDLEPARLLDALNARIDGADFAIGPSYLMKPGVYRDGGLERTWRTKILPLLEEHHYGEGLDVAAHYGLDALREQRP comes from the coding sequence GTGTCCCAGCCCGAACTCCTCCCCGGCACTCCCGAGTTCTACATCAAGCTCCCCAAGGGCGGTGAGGCGCGCGGGCATCTGCTGGCCGAGTTCGGCGGCAACGGCACGCACAAGTTCCTGCTGCGGGAGGGTTCCCTGGTGGCCGCCGAGGCCTGGCCCGGGCTCGGCGACCACGCCCGCCGCAACCGCGCGGATCTGCGCGCGAGCGGCGGTCTCGTCGACGTGACTGCCGACCCCGGCCTGCCGAAGGACCAGCAACGGTGGAGGGCGGCCCGGGACATCGAGTGCAACTCCTCCTCGGCCGCCGCCGCGCTGGTGTACGGCTACGACGCCTCCGGCCCGGAGTCCTGGCGCACCGCGGAAGGCCATCCGCTCGCCGACTATCTCTCCACCGGCTGGCGTGCCCCGCGCAAGGCATGGCTGGTGCGCGGCTCCAACGTCTCCGGGCACAACCTGGTGCGGCAGTTGTGGCTGGCGGAGGGCGTCGTCTCGCTCGCGGGCGCGCACCTGCCGCCCATGGAGGAGACCGACCCGACCAAGAGCGCGCTGCGCCGCTTCGTCGAGGACGGATACGAGGGGGCGGCTTCGTACAACCAGAAGCGGGGCCTGGTCGACGAGTTGCACGCCTTTCTGACGCAGATGCGCCTCGGTGACGTCGTGGCCACCATCAGCGACGGTCTCCTCCACATCGGGCACATCACCGGCGAGGCCGTACAGACCGCGTCGCCGGACGGGCTGTCCAATCTGCGGCGGACGGCCGCCTGGCGGTCGGGCAGCCACCCGTACGAGGAACTGCCGGAGGAGCTGCAACAGAAGCTGTCCGTCCAGCACGACGTGGTCGATCTGACCGCCGTTCTGGACGCGTTGGACGAGCTCATGGGGCTGGCGGACCACACGGCCCCCGTGGCGAGCGGGGAACTGACCTTGCCGGACATCACCGACGCCCTCGCCGCCGAACTCCTCGTCCACGACCGTGCGTGGCTGGAGGAAATGCGGGAACTGCTCATCGACGAAAGGCAGTTGGTGCTCTACGGCCCTCCGGGCACCGGCAAGACGTACCTGGCGATGAAGCTGGCCGAGTACCTCGGCGGCGGCCCGGAACAGGTCAAGATCGTGCAGTTCCATCCCTCGTACGCCTATGAGGACTTCTTCGAGGGGTTCCGGCCCGTGGAGGATCCCGAGACGCGGGAGGTGGCCTTTCGGCTGACGGCCGGCCCGCTCCGGGAGCTCGCCGATCTCGCCTCCCGCGAGGGCAACCGGCACATCCCGCACTTCCTGATCATCGACGAGATCAACCGCGCCAATCTGGCGAAGGTCTTCGGCGAGCTGTACTTCCTCCTGGAGTACCGGACGAAGTCGGTCCGACTCACCTACTCCGGGGACGACTTCGCGCTGCCGCCCAACCTCTTCGTGATCGGCACGATGAACACGGCCGACCGGTCGATCGCCCTCGTGGACGCGGCCATGCGGCGCCGCTTCGCGTTCGTGGAGCTTTCCCCGCGCACCGAACCGACCGCCGGGCTGCTCGCCCGCTGGCTGAAGCGCGAGGGCAAGGACCTGGAGCCCGCCCGGCTGCTCGACGCCCTCAACGCCCGTATCGACGGGGCCGACTTCGCCATCGGACCGTCGTACCTGATGAAGCCGGGCGTGTACCGCGACGGCGGCCTCGAACGGACGTGGCGCACGAAGATCCTGCCGCTGCTGGAGGAGCACCACTACGGCGAGGGCCTCGACGTCGCCGCCCACTACGGCCTCGACGCCCTGCGCGAGCAGCGTCCGTGA